A part of Mustela erminea isolate mMusErm1 chromosome 9, mMusErm1.Pri, whole genome shotgun sequence genomic DNA contains:
- the ZNF214 gene encoding zinc finger protein 214 isoform X1 — protein MPPFYSSDSSKLHPSPKEEHERGRIVHYFPHSLIPGLFLENLIFDQMAVTFEDVTVIFTWEEWKFLDSSQKKLYREVMWENYTNVMSVGNWKESYKPQEERFRYLKHENLPCWQGWRNASTQIYENRNYVETVQGIDLKDLKQQDLSHHQEWLILSTQVPWNGNCELTFEGKSPRNLKYTKFIPWKSLETKHTHEDYAREIYVNDLHGFQKSRWHLGISRKNLSVEKEQKLIVQHSYVPTVEALPEYTEELCQHDLLKNSVEEENCGCNKCKEIYYWNSQCVLHKRNQRGEKFFQCSVSTACFSQRSDLYRHPRIRIGKKLYGCDEVDSNFRQSLGIHFHQRAYTGEVSYICHVCGKSFSQISSLHSHQRVHTEEELYKLECNKDLSRNSLLQIHQRLHIGEKPFKCDQCGKSFSRSSVLHVHQRVHTGEKPYKCDECGKGFSQSSNLRIHQLVHTGEKSYKCDNCGKGFTQRSNLQIHQRVHTGEKPYKCDNCGKDFSHSSDLRIHQRVHTGEKPYTCHECGKGFSKSSKLHTHQRVHTGEKPYKCEQCGKGFSQRSHLLIHQRVHTGEKPYKCDDCGKGFSHSSNLHIHQRVHTGEKPYQCTKCGKGFSHSSALRIHQRVHIGEKPHKCHEYYKEFDKNSHLHNNHT, from the exons atgcccccattttacag ctcAGACTCCTCAAAACTCCACCCTTCCCCAAAAGAGGAACATGAAAGAGGAAGGATTGTTCACTACTTTCCTCATAGTCTGATCCCAG GTCTCTTCTTGGAAAACCTGATCTTTGACCAGATGGCAGTAACATTTGAAGATGTGACTGTTATTTTTACTTGGGAGGAATGGAAATTCCTGGATTCTTCTCAAAAAAAGCTCTATAGAGAGGTCATGTGGGAGAACTACACAAATGTCATGTCAGTAG GAAACTGGAAAGAGAGCTACAAACCCCAAGAAGAAAGATTCAGATacttaaaacatgaaaatctTCCCTGCTGGCAAGGATGGAGGAATGCCAGCACTCAGATATATGAGAATAGAAACTATGTGGAAACCGTCCAAGGAATAGATTTGAAAGACCTAAAGCAACAAGATCTTTCCCATCATCAGGAATGGTTAATACTCTCCACCCAAGTACCATGGAATGGGAACTGTGAATTAACTTTTGAAGGCAAAAGTCCCAGGaacttaaaatatacaaagtttATACCTTGGAAGTCCTTAGAAACAAAACATACCCATGAAGACTATGCTAGAGAAATCTATGTGAATGATTTACATGGTTTTCAAAAAAGCAGATGGCATCTTGGCATATCTAGGAAAAATCTCTctgtggaaaaagaacaaaagctcATAGTTCAGCATTCTTATGTCCCAACAGTAGAAGCCCTTCCAGAGTACACTGAGGAACTATGTCAACATGACCTACTGAAAAACTCTGTGGAAGAGGAAAACTGTGGatgtaataaatgtaaagaaatttaTTATTGGAACTCACAGTGTGTTCTCCACAAGAGAAATCAACGTGGAGAAAAGTTCTTTCAATGCTCTGTCAGCACAGCATGCTTCTCTCAAAGATCAGACCTATACAGACATCCAAGAATTCGCATAGGTAAGAAGCTGTATGGATGTGATGAAGTTGACAGTAACTTCAGGCAAAGCTTAGGTATTCACTTTCATCAGAGGGCCTACACAGGGGAGGTCTCTTACATATGCCACGTGTGTGGTAAGAGCTTCAGTCAGATCTCTAGTCTTCACAGTCATCAAAGAGTCCACACAGAAGAGGAACTTTATAAACTTGAGTGTAATAAGGACCTCAGTAGAAATTCATTACTTCAGATTCACCAGAGACTTCACATAGGAGAGAAGCCTTTTAAGTGCGATCAGTGTGGTAAGAGTTTTAGTCGGAGTTCAGTACTTCATGTTCATCAGAGAgtccacacaggagagaaaccatatAAGTGTGATGAGTGTGGCAAGGGCTTCAGTCAGAGCTCAAATCTTCGGATTCATCAGTTAGTCCACACGGGAGAGAAGTCCTATAAATGTGATAACTGTGGTAAGGGCTTTACCCAGCGCTCAAATCTCCAAATTCATCAGAGAGTACATACAGGAGAGAAGCCTTATAAATGTGACAACTGTGGCAAGGACTTTAGTCATAGCTCTGATCTTCGTATTCATCAGAGGGTCCATACTGGGGAGAAACCCTATACTTGTCATGAATGTGGGAAGGGCTTCAGCAAGAGTTCGAAGCTTCATACTCATCAAAGAGtacatactggagagaaaccctataaatgtgAACAGTGTGGTAAGGGATTCAGTCAGCGTTCCCACCTTCTCATTCACCAGCGAGTCCACACAGGAGAAAAACCCTATAAATGTGATGATTGTGGAAAGGGCTTTAGTCACAGCTCTAATCTTCACATTCATCAGAGAGtccacacaggagagaagcctTATCAATGCACTAAGTGCGGCAAGGGTTTCAGTCATAGCTCAGCTCTTCGAATTCATCAAAGAGTCCACATAGGAGAGAAACCTCATAAATGTCATGAGTATTATAAGGaatttgataaaaattctcaTCTCCACAATAATCACACATGA
- the ZNF214 gene encoding zinc finger protein 214 isoform X2, with product MAVTFEDVTVIFTWEEWKFLDSSQKKLYREVMWENYTNVMSVGNWKESYKPQEERFRYLKHENLPCWQGWRNASTQIYENRNYVETVQGIDLKDLKQQDLSHHQEWLILSTQVPWNGNCELTFEGKSPRNLKYTKFIPWKSLETKHTHEDYAREIYVNDLHGFQKSRWHLGISRKNLSVEKEQKLIVQHSYVPTVEALPEYTEELCQHDLLKNSVEEENCGCNKCKEIYYWNSQCVLHKRNQRGEKFFQCSVSTACFSQRSDLYRHPRIRIGKKLYGCDEVDSNFRQSLGIHFHQRAYTGEVSYICHVCGKSFSQISSLHSHQRVHTEEELYKLECNKDLSRNSLLQIHQRLHIGEKPFKCDQCGKSFSRSSVLHVHQRVHTGEKPYKCDECGKGFSQSSNLRIHQLVHTGEKSYKCDNCGKGFTQRSNLQIHQRVHTGEKPYKCDNCGKDFSHSSDLRIHQRVHTGEKPYTCHECGKGFSKSSKLHTHQRVHTGEKPYKCEQCGKGFSQRSHLLIHQRVHTGEKPYKCDDCGKGFSHSSNLHIHQRVHTGEKPYQCTKCGKGFSHSSALRIHQRVHIGEKPHKCHEYYKEFDKNSHLHNNHT from the exons ATGGCAGTAACATTTGAAGATGTGACTGTTATTTTTACTTGGGAGGAATGGAAATTCCTGGATTCTTCTCAAAAAAAGCTCTATAGAGAGGTCATGTGGGAGAACTACACAAATGTCATGTCAGTAG GAAACTGGAAAGAGAGCTACAAACCCCAAGAAGAAAGATTCAGATacttaaaacatgaaaatctTCCCTGCTGGCAAGGATGGAGGAATGCCAGCACTCAGATATATGAGAATAGAAACTATGTGGAAACCGTCCAAGGAATAGATTTGAAAGACCTAAAGCAACAAGATCTTTCCCATCATCAGGAATGGTTAATACTCTCCACCCAAGTACCATGGAATGGGAACTGTGAATTAACTTTTGAAGGCAAAAGTCCCAGGaacttaaaatatacaaagtttATACCTTGGAAGTCCTTAGAAACAAAACATACCCATGAAGACTATGCTAGAGAAATCTATGTGAATGATTTACATGGTTTTCAAAAAAGCAGATGGCATCTTGGCATATCTAGGAAAAATCTCTctgtggaaaaagaacaaaagctcATAGTTCAGCATTCTTATGTCCCAACAGTAGAAGCCCTTCCAGAGTACACTGAGGAACTATGTCAACATGACCTACTGAAAAACTCTGTGGAAGAGGAAAACTGTGGatgtaataaatgtaaagaaatttaTTATTGGAACTCACAGTGTGTTCTCCACAAGAGAAATCAACGTGGAGAAAAGTTCTTTCAATGCTCTGTCAGCACAGCATGCTTCTCTCAAAGATCAGACCTATACAGACATCCAAGAATTCGCATAGGTAAGAAGCTGTATGGATGTGATGAAGTTGACAGTAACTTCAGGCAAAGCTTAGGTATTCACTTTCATCAGAGGGCCTACACAGGGGAGGTCTCTTACATATGCCACGTGTGTGGTAAGAGCTTCAGTCAGATCTCTAGTCTTCACAGTCATCAAAGAGTCCACACAGAAGAGGAACTTTATAAACTTGAGTGTAATAAGGACCTCAGTAGAAATTCATTACTTCAGATTCACCAGAGACTTCACATAGGAGAGAAGCCTTTTAAGTGCGATCAGTGTGGTAAGAGTTTTAGTCGGAGTTCAGTACTTCATGTTCATCAGAGAgtccacacaggagagaaaccatatAAGTGTGATGAGTGTGGCAAGGGCTTCAGTCAGAGCTCAAATCTTCGGATTCATCAGTTAGTCCACACGGGAGAGAAGTCCTATAAATGTGATAACTGTGGTAAGGGCTTTACCCAGCGCTCAAATCTCCAAATTCATCAGAGAGTACATACAGGAGAGAAGCCTTATAAATGTGACAACTGTGGCAAGGACTTTAGTCATAGCTCTGATCTTCGTATTCATCAGAGGGTCCATACTGGGGAGAAACCCTATACTTGTCATGAATGTGGGAAGGGCTTCAGCAAGAGTTCGAAGCTTCATACTCATCAAAGAGtacatactggagagaaaccctataaatgtgAACAGTGTGGTAAGGGATTCAGTCAGCGTTCCCACCTTCTCATTCACCAGCGAGTCCACACAGGAGAAAAACCCTATAAATGTGATGATTGTGGAAAGGGCTTTAGTCACAGCTCTAATCTTCACATTCATCAGAGAGtccacacaggagagaagcctTATCAATGCACTAAGTGCGGCAAGGGTTTCAGTCATAGCTCAGCTCTTCGAATTCATCAAAGAGTCCACATAGGAGAGAAACCTCATAAATGTCATGAGTATTATAAGGaatttgataaaaattctcaTCTCCACAATAATCACACATGA